In Crinalium epipsammum PCC 9333, the following are encoded in one genomic region:
- a CDS encoding DMT family transporter: protein MSLHQTSGRWRLGLALSIFTVILWGTVPIALAVAVQALDVYTVTWFRFVVSFVLLTVFLAVRQELPTVEKIRAAPIKLIAIAIIFFLFHYVSFLQGLAQTSPSNAEVLIQLAPVLMGLGALFIFKERYTLSQWIGLGLLTLGLVLFFNEQIIALINEPTNYLIGSGILILSAIFWAVYSLALKQLLHTLPSSNILLIVYGGCGLLLTPLAKPQPIFTLTAVQFAMLLFCGLNTVMGYGAFAESLDHLEASKVSAVVTLAPIVTFVSMWVVAGVAPNLIKPEHITAIGILGGLFVVGGSMIIALRARTSTD, encoded by the coding sequence ATGTCACTACATCAAACTTCAGGTAGATGGCGCTTAGGATTAGCGTTATCAATATTTACTGTTATTCTTTGGGGTACTGTACCAATTGCCTTAGCAGTTGCAGTTCAAGCACTTGATGTTTACACTGTTACTTGGTTTCGCTTTGTAGTTTCATTTGTACTGCTAACAGTTTTTTTAGCTGTGCGTCAAGAATTACCCACAGTAGAAAAAATCCGCGCCGCGCCAATAAAATTAATCGCGATCGCCATTATTTTCTTTCTATTTCATTATGTTTCATTTCTCCAAGGTTTAGCACAAACATCACCATCAAACGCGGAAGTTTTAATTCAACTAGCTCCTGTTTTAATGGGTTTGGGAGCATTATTTATTTTTAAGGAACGTTATACTTTATCTCAATGGATAGGCTTAGGTTTACTAACTCTCGGCTTAGTTTTATTTTTCAACGAGCAAATAATAGCTTTAATCAACGAGCCAACTAATTATTTAATAGGCAGTGGCATCCTAATTTTATCAGCTATATTTTGGGCAGTATACAGTTTAGCTCTTAAGCAACTGCTACACACATTACCTTCTTCTAATATCCTACTAATAGTTTATGGAGGTTGTGGATTATTATTAACTCCTTTAGCCAAACCTCAGCCAATCTTTACACTTACTGCTGTACAGTTCGCAATGCTGTTATTTTGCGGGCTAAATACTGTAATGGGTTACGGTGCTTTTGCTGAATCTTTAGATCACTTGGAAGCATCAAAAGTTAGTGCAGTAGTAACTTTAGCACCCATAGTTACTTTCGTATCAATGTGGGTAGTAGCTGGGGTTGCTCCTAATTTAATTAAACCAGAACATATCACAGCAATAGGAATATTGGGAGGGTTGTTTGTGGTTGGAGGCTCAATGATAATTGCATTGCGAGCGCGAACTTCTACTGATTAA
- a CDS encoding GAF domain-containing sensor histidine kinase, with product MISPSCVIPTLEAERLAVVGRYEILDTPPDGAFDRITNLAARFFKVPISIVSIVDHDRIWFKSHLGLEVEQIGREPGLCASAILHEDVYVVKDARVDPRTLANPLVAGEFGLQFYAAAPLITNDGFRLGTLCVINYEPREITEVEKATLQELAAIVMDELELRLAAKKAIDAEVALRNEVIKSLQREKELNELKSQFVSMISHEFRNPLSSISLSAEILEIYADKLSHEKKQGHLRQVQNSVKKLLHLTNEILTIGKVEAGKLDFNPMPFDLKGFCQSLVAEMQINAGNKYNINFMSSGDRQDTCMDQNLLEHILTNLLSNATKYSPSGGMINFELSYRQQEVIFRIQDSGIGIAKEDQEQLFNNFYRAKNVGKIAGTGLGLAIVKNCVDLHGGKITLESDIGAGTTFIVTIPLQNSVADAK from the coding sequence ATGATTTCGCCTAGTTGTGTCATTCCTACTCTTGAAGCAGAACGTTTAGCTGTTGTAGGTCGTTATGAAATTCTCGATACCCCACCAGATGGCGCTTTTGACCGGATTACAAATCTAGCTGCTAGGTTCTTTAAAGTACCAATTTCAATTGTTAGTATTGTTGACCATGACCGAATTTGGTTTAAGTCTCATCTAGGCTTAGAAGTAGAACAAATTGGGCGTGAACCAGGATTGTGTGCTAGTGCTATTTTGCACGAAGATGTTTATGTAGTAAAAGATGCCAGAGTAGATCCTCGCACATTGGCTAATCCCTTAGTTGCGGGAGAGTTTGGACTACAATTTTATGCGGCTGCTCCCTTAATTACAAACGATGGCTTTAGATTAGGAACTTTATGTGTAATTAATTACGAACCGCGCGAGATTACGGAAGTAGAAAAAGCAACTCTACAAGAGTTAGCAGCTATTGTTATGGATGAGTTAGAACTTCGACTTGCAGCGAAAAAAGCTATAGACGCTGAAGTTGCTCTCCGTAACGAAGTTATCAAGAGTTTGCAACGAGAAAAGGAACTAAACGAACTAAAATCTCAGTTTGTTTCCATGATTTCTCACGAATTCCGTAATCCGCTATCTTCAATTTCACTTTCCGCAGAAATCCTTGAAATTTATGCAGATAAGTTAAGCCATGAAAAAAAACAAGGGCATCTTCGTCAAGTTCAAAATTCAGTCAAAAAACTACTTCATTTAACTAATGAGATTTTGACAATTGGTAAAGTCGAAGCCGGAAAGTTAGATTTTAACCCAATGCCTTTTGATCTCAAAGGATTTTGCCAATCGCTAGTAGCAGAGATGCAGATTAATGCAGGTAATAAGTATAATATCAATTTTATGAGTTCTGGCGATCGCCAAGATACTTGCATGGATCAAAACCTGCTAGAGCATATTTTAACTAATTTGCTTTCAAATGCCACCAAGTATTCACCCTCTGGCGGAATGATTAATTTTGAATTAAGTTATAGACAACAAGAAGTTATCTTCCGCATTCAAGACTCAGGTATAGGCATAGCTAAGGAAGATCAAGAACAGCTATTTAATAATTTTTACAGAGCAAAGAATGTTGGCAAAATTGCAGGTACAGGATTAGGGTTAGCAATTGTTAAAAATTGCGTTGACTTACATGGAGGAAAGATTACGCTAGAGAGTGATATTGGAGCGGGTACAACGTTTATAGTTACTATACCATTGCAAAACTCTGTGGCAGATGCTAAATAG
- a CDS encoding UTP--glucose-1-phosphate uridylyltransferase — MSNHKVSKAVIPAAGFGTRLFPATKVVKKELFPIIDRDGRAKPVIISIVEEAISAGIEEIGIVVQKCDRTLFEDLFKSPPPQLFNKLSPQNQEYSQYLQQLGSKITILTQDIQDGFGHAVFCAKDWVNNQPFMLMLGDHVYLTDADNSCARQVIKVYEQVNQSVISLDVLPGEIIHKAGCITGNWIESNSLLSITKIFEKPDLEYARKHLRVAGMAEDQFLCVFGIYILTPKIFEYLEEHISNNIRERGEFQLTSCLDRLRQDEGITGYVVKGRTFDIGLPEAYRQTMIDFRL, encoded by the coding sequence ATGTCTAATCACAAAGTTTCTAAAGCAGTAATTCCCGCAGCAGGTTTTGGCACTCGGTTGTTTCCAGCTACTAAAGTTGTCAAAAAAGAACTATTTCCCATTATTGATCGAGACGGTCGTGCTAAACCTGTAATTATATCTATTGTAGAGGAAGCAATTAGTGCGGGGATAGAAGAAATTGGGATTGTTGTACAAAAGTGCGATCGCACTTTATTTGAAGACTTATTTAAATCTCCACCACCACAACTATTTAATAAGCTATCTCCACAAAATCAAGAATATAGCCAATATTTACAACAATTAGGTAGTAAAATTACTATTTTAACTCAAGATATTCAAGACGGTTTTGGTCATGCTGTATTTTGCGCCAAAGATTGGGTAAACAACCAGCCATTTATGTTAATGCTAGGGGATCATGTTTACTTAACTGATGCTGATAATTCTTGTGCTAGGCAAGTCATCAAAGTTTACGAACAAGTAAATCAAAGCGTTATTTCATTAGATGTATTACCAGGAGAAATTATTCATAAAGCTGGCTGTATTACAGGAAACTGGATAGAATCAAATTCTCTCTTGTCTATTACAAAAATATTTGAAAAGCCAGATTTGGAATATGCACGTAAACATTTACGGGTAGCAGGAATGGCTGAAGATCAGTTTCTCTGTGTTTTTGGAATTTATATCCTAACTCCTAAAATATTTGAATATTTAGAAGAGCATATTAGTAATAATATTCGTGAGCGTGGTGAGTTTCAATTAACATCTTGTCTTGATAGGTTGCGGCAAGATGAAGGTATTACTGGATATGTTGTTAAGGGACGAACTTTTGATATTGGATTACCAGAGGCTTATCGTCAAACAATGATTGATTTTAGATTATGA
- a CDS encoding DMT family transporter, whose product MNKISLHHTSGRWRFGIFLTLLTVLMWGLEPIALTLTLKAVDVYTLSWFRFLICFGLLAIYLGARQQLPQIKTLQANHWKLLAIAIISLSINYVCFLKGLALTSPANGEMFIQLAPVLMGLGALFFFKERYNLRQWLGLGLLTLGFSLFFHDKLQNIAIASSQYLLGSALVVVSAAAWAVYALAQKQLLEKLSSSSILMMIYGVCAVIFSFFANPQSILELSPFYLLLLIFCVFDTLIAYGAFSEALNHLEASKVGAVLPLSPIITLTVTWVLSLVAPNLMEPEHISILGVLGGGLVVAGSMAIALGQKN is encoded by the coding sequence ATGAACAAAATTTCACTTCATCATACTTCCGGTAGATGGCGGTTTGGAATATTTTTAACACTCCTCACAGTATTAATGTGGGGGCTTGAACCTATTGCCCTAACATTAACGCTAAAAGCAGTTGATGTTTATACTCTGAGTTGGTTTCGCTTTTTAATTTGCTTTGGGTTACTAGCAATTTATTTAGGTGCGCGTCAGCAATTACCCCAAATAAAAACACTGCAAGCAAACCATTGGAAACTTTTAGCGATCGCGATTATCTCTCTATCAATTAATTATGTATGTTTTCTCAAAGGTTTAGCACTCACTTCTCCAGCTAACGGAGAGATGTTTATTCAGTTAGCTCCTGTTTTAATGGGTTTGGGAGCATTATTTTTTTTTAAAGAACGTTATAATCTTCGCCAATGGTTAGGGTTAGGATTGCTAACATTAGGATTTAGTTTATTCTTTCACGACAAATTACAAAATATAGCTATAGCATCGAGTCAATATCTGCTCGGAAGCGCTTTAGTAGTAGTGTCAGCAGCAGCATGGGCAGTTTATGCACTAGCTCAAAAACAGCTATTAGAAAAATTATCATCCAGTAGTATTTTGATGATGATATATGGCGTTTGCGCTGTAATATTCAGCTTTTTTGCTAATCCTCAATCTATTCTAGAACTTAGTCCTTTTTATTTGTTACTACTAATTTTTTGTGTATTTGATACTTTAATTGCTTACGGTGCTTTTTCTGAAGCTTTAAATCATTTAGAAGCATCGAAAGTCGGTGCTGTGTTGCCTTTGTCTCCTATTATTACTTTAACAGTAACGTGGGTTTTATCGTTGGTAGCACCAAATTTAATGGAACCAGAACATATTTCTATCTTAGGGGTGTTGGGTGGGGGGTTGGTAGTAGCAGGATCAATGGCGATCGCACTGGGACAGAAAAACTAA
- a CDS encoding DUF4079 domain-containing protein, with protein sequence MSLETQKEIGFWLNFIHPIWMWIVLGTSIYALYLGIQIRRTRNATGELKKELIQGKFNNRHYQIGSILLALMVVGTLVGMGVTYYNNSKLFFGPHLLAGLGMTGIIAVSASLSPYMQKGKDWARYSHIFLNVVLLGLFSWQAVSGLEIIQRIISKK encoded by the coding sequence ATGAGCTTAGAAACCCAAAAAGAAATTGGATTTTGGCTGAATTTCATTCATCCAATTTGGATGTGGATTGTCTTAGGTACTTCTATCTATGCCTTATATTTAGGTATTCAAATTCGACGTACCAGAAATGCCACAGGGGAACTCAAAAAAGAGTTAATCCAGGGCAAGTTTAATAACCGTCACTACCAAATTGGCTCAATCTTGTTAGCCTTGATGGTTGTCGGTACGCTAGTGGGTATGGGTGTTACCTATTACAACAACAGCAAGCTGTTTTTTGGTCCCCACCTTTTAGCAGGTTTAGGCATGACAGGAATAATTGCTGTTTCAGCTTCACTATCTCCCTATATGCAAAAAGGGAAAGATTGGGCGCGTTACAGCCACATATTTTTAAATGTTGTCCTACTAGGATTATTTAGCTGGCAGGCTGTTAGCGGTCTGGAAATTATCCAAAGGATTATTAGCAAAAAATAA
- a CDS encoding DUF1997 domain-containing protein, with the protein MQSQFVENQPFEVPENIFDSGANFLEPDAQVAELATNIEPMRFSSQSTDCMEMYADAVTVAKYLDAHQGWFCRCAHPMTAEPLGDNGYALTIGRFGSFGYQVEPKIGLHLLPQDKGVYPIRTIPVPGYVAPGYEVDFNAAMNLVEVPNDNFDRKSQLPAVITRVEWQLDLSVDIQFPKFIYKLPKSVLQTTGDRVLREIIRQVSRRLTPKVQEDFHSSLGIPFSTKSKKNRL; encoded by the coding sequence AGGTTCCTGAAAATATTTTTGATTCTGGCGCAAATTTCCTTGAACCAGATGCACAAGTGGCAGAATTAGCAACTAATATCGAACCAATGCGGTTCTCTAGTCAGTCTACAGACTGCATGGAAATGTATGCTGATGCGGTAACAGTTGCTAAATATCTGGATGCCCACCAAGGTTGGTTTTGCCGTTGCGCCCACCCGATGACAGCAGAACCTTTGGGAGATAATGGTTATGCTTTAACAATTGGACGTTTTGGTTCTTTTGGTTATCAGGTCGAACCCAAAATTGGTTTACATTTGCTACCGCAAGACAAGGGAGTTTACCCTATCCGCACTATACCTGTACCTGGATATGTAGCTCCTGGTTATGAAGTTGACTTTAATGCTGCTATGAACTTGGTAGAAGTACCAAATGATAATTTTGATCGAAAATCACAACTACCTGCTGTAATCACGCGAGTTGAGTGGCAGCTAGATTTGTCAGTTGATATTCAATTTCCTAAATTTATTTACAAGTTGCCAAAATCTGTCCTTCAAACAACAGGCGATCGCGTTTTACGAGAAATTATACGGCAAGTTTCCCGCCGTTTAACTCCCAAGGTTCAAGAAGACTTTCACAGCAGCTTGGGTATTCCCTTTTCTACAAAATCCAAGAAAAATCGCCTTTAA
- a CDS encoding ankyrin repeat domain-containing protein has protein sequence MTFTKDQFLIQSARGGDIKRLIKAIANGANVNAIDRDGTTALMFAAQKGYTEIVRSLLEAGANVNQARKFGTTALMLAAASNSFDVVKTLVAHNADVNAKNDDGSTALMAASFKGNVDILQILLTAGADISIKDQDKDTALKLAVKSGNTAVVQALLGAGADLKDLNSDAVTIAASQQQTDLVQLLLQHGGNANTKNPDGETALSLAADQGYTKIVQILLEAGADPNTRNLDGGTALMAAAAGGYTDILIALLEHGADISAKDQDDETALNLAVVEGHVDIVETLLNRGANFQARNKLGDTPLMVASLHGHTEIVAALLQKQANFNIKNFGETALTLAALHAHSETVEVLLQAGADANTQFDDGKTLLMKACDSNNIILIQVLLAHGATPNIQDKASATALMWAAHRGYLDAVKLLLEAGADVNIRNQGGYTALMLAEFNGYPEVVKLLKVAGAEE, from the coding sequence ATGACATTTACTAAAGATCAGTTTTTAATCCAGTCGGCTCGCGGTGGTGATATTAAGCGGTTAATAAAAGCAATAGCTAATGGCGCAAATGTCAATGCTATAGATCGAGATGGTACAACCGCGTTAATGTTTGCTGCTCAAAAAGGCTATACAGAGATTGTGCGATCGCTCTTAGAAGCTGGTGCTAATGTTAATCAAGCTAGAAAATTTGGCACTACAGCTTTAATGTTGGCTGCTGCTAGTAACTCCTTTGATGTAGTAAAAACTTTAGTAGCTCATAACGCTGATGTAAATGCCAAAAATGATGATGGCAGTACAGCATTAATGGCAGCATCTTTTAAAGGCAATGTTGATATTCTGCAAATATTGCTAACTGCTGGTGCTGATATCAGTATAAAAGATCAAGATAAAGATACTGCCTTAAAGTTAGCAGTTAAAAGTGGTAATACAGCCGTTGTGCAAGCATTATTGGGTGCAGGTGCAGACTTAAAAGATCTTAACAGTGACGCTGTAACAATTGCTGCAAGTCAACAGCAAACTGATTTAGTGCAGCTATTGTTACAACATGGGGGAAATGCTAATACTAAAAATCCAGATGGCGAGACAGCTTTAAGTTTAGCTGCGGATCAAGGATATACAAAAATTGTACAAATCTTACTAGAAGCTGGTGCTGATCCAAATACCCGCAACTTGGATGGTGGAACAGCTTTAATGGCAGCAGCAGCAGGCGGTTATACAGATATTTTAATAGCTTTACTTGAGCATGGTGCTGATATTAGCGCCAAAGACCAAGACGATGAAACTGCTCTTAATTTAGCGGTTGTTGAAGGTCATGTTGATATTGTAGAAACTTTACTTAATCGAGGCGCTAACTTCCAAGCTAGAAATAAATTAGGTGATACACCTTTGATGGTAGCTTCATTACATGGTCATACAGAAATTGTGGCAGCTTTGTTGCAAAAACAAGCTAATTTTAATATTAAAAATTTTGGTGAGACAGCTTTAACTTTAGCTGCATTACACGCTCATAGTGAAACCGTCGAAGTTTTGTTACAAGCTGGTGCTGATGCAAATACTCAATTTGATGATGGCAAAACATTGTTAATGAAAGCTTGCGATAGTAATAATATTATTCTGATCCAAGTATTATTAGCTCACGGCGCTACTCCTAATATTCAAGACAAAGCTAGTGCAACTGCTTTAATGTGGGCAGCGCATCGGGGTTATCTAGATGCTGTCAAATTATTGCTTGAAGCTGGCGCAGATGTGAATATTAGAAATCAAGGCGGGTATACAGCTTTAATGCTGGCAGAATTTAATGGTTATCCTGAAGTTGTGAAGTTGCTCAAAGTGGCTGGCGCTGAGGAATAA